The Mangifera indica cultivar Alphonso chromosome 8, CATAS_Mindica_2.1, whole genome shotgun sequence genome has a window encoding:
- the LOC123224276 gene encoding uncharacterized protein LOC123224276, which yields MGGDSDADASRLKAISETKFKKSNPKSALKYAKKAHRLAPNLEGISSMLTAFKILCVASKSSTSDTKDWYKILQVEPFSHINTIKKQYKKLALILHPDKNPHLGCEEAFKLVGEGFRVLSDKIRRKEYDMRLRIRIQEDNVSGLVGKDTFWTACSRCRLLHQFERKYLGHNLLCPSCKKSFEAVEVEGGDVEKGEESDGVRIFRSERLRRKMGGVGSVAKVGSVGVKRKMDGGDVKVNESDGGDWCGGRLRRRMSTVGEVLARSKPKSVEDREILESLKPKKAKVREETMTLAQMQLEAKRRANQEKLKLKEKKEKEKEKKTEKDELEKNKKTKTKERETETGRHRASENQDLEIESQQDSQLEKCAFAKKSVDLGTEKREARKKSGKSEIAKKTLKNNSLAIERRKSSKSKDVEIMAVEDSDFYDFDKDRVERSFKKGQVWAIYDDDDGMPRHYGLIDEVISVHPFEVKISWLDLQNNGDEQLMCWERMGFHVSCGRFKVSRKTSIDSLNIFSHVMDCERAARETYRIYPKKGSVWALYNEVALEVEGGNFSARDRGSYDIVIFLTTYSEMHGLSMAYLEKVNGFKTIFKRREIGCHAIRWLEKYDVRLFSHQIPARKLTGDDIPDLPKDCWELDPASLPSDLLTIGW from the coding sequence ATGGGTGGAGACTCGGACGCTGACGCTTCACGTCTGAAAGCAATCTCAGAGACGAAGTTCAAGAAATCAAACCCCAAATCAGCTCTTAAATACGCCAAGAAAGCGCACCGTTTGGCTCCAAATCTGGAGGGTATCTCTTCAATGCTCACTGCGTTTAAGATTCTCTGTGTTGCTTCAAAATCTTCGACGAGTGATACTAAAGACTGGTACAAGATTCTTCAGGTAGAGCCCTTCTCTCATATTAACACAATCAAGAAGCAGTACAAGAAACTTGCTTTGATTCTGCATCCTGATAAGAACCCACATTTAGGATGTGAAGAAGCGTTTAAGTTAGTTGGGgaaggttttagggttttgtctGATAAGATTAGGAGAAAAGAATATGATATGAGGTTGAGGATTAGGATTCAGGAGGATAACGTTAGTGGGTTGGTGGGGAAGGACACGTTTTGGACGGCGTGTTCGCGGTGTAGGTTGTTGCACCAGTTTGAGAGGAAGTATTTGGGGCATAATTTGTTGTGTCCTAGCTGCAAGAAGAGTTTTGAGGCAGTGGAGGTTGAGGGAGGGGATGTGGAGAAGGGAGAGGAGAGTGATGGAGTTAGGATTTTTAGGAGTGAGAGGCTGAGGAGGAAAATGGGTGGTGTTGGTTCTGTGGCGAAAGTGGGGAGTGTGGGAGTGAAGAGGAAAATGGACGGTGGGGATGTGAAGGTGAACGAGAGTGATGGTGGTGATTGGTGTGGGGGGAGATTGAGGAGGAGAATGAGTACTGTTGGAGAGGTTTTGGCAAGGTCAAAGCCTAAGAGTGTGGAAGATCGTGAGATTTTGGAGAGTTTGAAGCCTAAGAAGGCAAAAGTTAGAGAGGAAACTATGACATTAGCGCAAATGCAATTGGAGGCTAAAAGAAGGGCCAATCAAgagaagttgaagttgaaagagaagaaggaaaaggagaaggagaagaaaacagagaaagatGAACTTGAGAAAAATAAGAAGACCAAGACCAAGGAGAGGGAAACAGAAACAGGGAGACACAGGGCTTCAGAGAATCAGGATTTAGAGATTGAGAGCCAGCAAGATTCACAGCTTGAGAAATGTGCATTTGCCAAGAAGAGTGTGGATTTGGGAACTGAGAAACGAGAGGCTAGGAAGAAGAGTGGGAAATCGGAAATAGCTAAGAAAACTTTGAAGAACAACAGCTTGGCAATTGAGAGGCGCAAGAGTTCAAAGAGTAAGGATGTGGAGATTATGGCAGTGGAAGACTcagatttttatgattttgataaaGACAGAGTGGAGAGAAGTTTTAAGAAAGGGCAAGTATGGGCTATTTATGATGATGACGATGGAATGCCTAGGCATTATGGTTTGATCGACGAAGTTATTTCTGTTCATCCTTTTGAGGTGAAGATTAGTTGGTTGGATCTTCAAAATAATGGGGATGAACAATTGATGTGTTGGGAAAGAATGGGGTTTCATGTATCTTGTGGTAGGTTTAAGGTTTCTAGGAAGACTTCCATTGATTCTCTCAATATATTTTCACATGTAATGGACTGTGAAAGGGCAGCTCGAGAAACTTACAGGATTTATCCAAAGAAAGGTTCAGTTTGGGCACTTTATAATGAGGTGGCTTTGGAAGTGGAAGGAGGAAACTTTTCAGCTAGAGATAGGGGATCCTATGACATAGTCATATTTTTAACAACTTACAGTGAAATGCATGGGTTAAGCATGGCCTACCTTGAGAAAGTTAATGGTTTCAAGACAATATTCAAGAGACGAGAAATTGGGTGTCATGCAATTAGGTGGCTTGAAAAGTATGATGTTCGTTTATTTTCACATCAGATTCCTGCGAGGAAGCTTACTGGCGATGACATTCCTGACCTTCCGAAAGACTGCTGGGAGCTTGACCCTGCTTCACTGCCTTCGGATTTGCTCACAATTGGTTGGTGA
- the LOC123224062 gene encoding bZIP transcription factor 16-like, protein MGSSEVDKQAREKEAKTPPAATTQEQTATTSTGSVNPDWSGFQAYSPMPHHGFLASSPQAPPYMWGVQPLMPPYATPPHPYVAMYPHGGIYAHPSIPPGSYPFSPFAMPSPNGIAEASGNTPGIMEADGKPSDVKEKLPIKRSKGSLGSLNLITRKNNELGKTSGASANGAYSKSGESASEGTSEGSDANSQNGSQMRSGCRQDSVEGEASQNGSSAHGSQNGGPNTPQPMVNQTMAIMPISAAASSGAVSGPTTNLNIGMDYWGSPASSNMPAIRGKVPPTTVTGGIVTAGSRDSVQSQLWLQDEREIKRQRRKQSNRESARRSRLRKQVECDELAQRAEGLKEENTNLRSEVNRIRSEYEQLLAENETLKERLGEVPEQEDVRSGRNDQHLSNDTQQTGQSELVQGGH, encoded by the exons ATGGGCAGCAGTGAGGTGGATAAGCAGGCTAGAGAAAAGGAAGCAAAGACACCGCCTGCTGCTACCACACAG GAGCAAACTGCAACTACTAGCACTGGCAGCGTGAATCCAGACTGGTCTGGTTTTCAG GCATATTCTCCTATGCCTCACCATGGGTTCTTGGCATCAAGTCCCCAAGCTCCCCCATACATGTGGGGGGTTCAG CCTCTTATGCCACCCTATGCTACCCCACCGCATCCATATGTTGCAATGTATCCCCATGGAGGCATATATGCCCATCCATCCATTCCGCCG GGATCTTATCCTTTCAGTCCTTTTGCAATGCCTTCCCCAAACGGGATTGCCGAAGCATCT GGAAATACTCCAGGAATCATGGAAGCAGATGGTAAACCATCTGATGTGAAGGAAAAGCTACCCATTAAAAGATCAAAAGGAAGTTTGggtagtttgaatttgatcaCTAGAAAGAATAATGAACTTGGTAAAACATCAGGAGCATCTGCTAATGGAGCCTATTCTAAAAG TGGAGAGAGTGCAAGTGAGGGTACAAGTGAAGGAAGTGATGCCAATTCTCAGAAT GGCTCACAGATGAGGTCAGGATGCAGGCAAGACTCTGTGGAAG GTGAAGCGTCTCAGAATGGCAGTTCTGCACATGGTTCTCAAAATGGTGGACCAAATACACCTCAACCTATGGTGAATCAAACAATGGCCATCATGCCAATTTCAGCTGCTGCTTCTTCTGGAGCTGTTTCTGGGCCCACAACAAACTTAAACATTGGAATGGACTACTGGGGTTCTCCAGCTTCATCCAATATGCCTGCAATAAGAGGCAAGGTTCCTCCCACTACTGTTACTGGAGGAATAGTTACTGCCGGATCACGGGACAGTGTTCAGTCACAGCTTTGGTTACAG GATGAACGAGAGATTAAGAGACAGAGAAGGAAGCAGTCCAACCGAGAGTCTGCACGTCGCTCTCGGTTGCGTAAGCAG GTGGAGTGTGATGAGCTGGCACAGCGTGCTGAAGGTTTGAAAGAGGAAAATACCAATCTAAGATCAGAAGTGAATCGAATCAGGAGCGAGTATGAGCAACTTCTTGCAGAGAATGAGACTCTCAAG GAGCGACTAGGGGAAGTTCCTGAGCAAGAAGATGTAAGGTCAGGTAGGAATGACCAACATCTGAGCAATGATACACAACAGACGGGACAGAGTGAGCTGGTGCAGGGTGGTCACTAG
- the LOC123222852 gene encoding UV-B-induced protein At3g17800, chloroplastic-like has product MKLTGLLASEVLILSPRTSTLPLSFRTFHSFSLSSSCFLKRCSSFCITKLGNGAEKCRGRAVSVRAVSGDSSGDLVPIAPLRFESPVGQLLAQILRTHPHLLPAAIDQQLDNLQNDKDIQREDASFEDLLYKRIAEVKEKERRKALEEIIYCWIVQKFVENDISMIPRITATSDPVGRVDFWPNQEHKLESVHSPEAFEMIQSHLSLVLGERMVGPLDTIVEISKIKLGKLYAASIMYGYFLRRVDQRFQLERTMNTLPEGFDEDRARYEDPSPGNQLWDPDSLIKIQPDGDGDSDIGGFMDDSDSKSYRLRSYVMYLDAETLQRYATIRSKEAILIIEKQTQALFGRPDIRILEDGSIDTSNDEALALTFSGLTMLVLEAVAFGSFLWDAETYVESKYPFVKG; this is encoded by the exons ATGAAATTAACAGGATTACTTGCCAGCGAGGTTTTGATTTTGAGTCCTCGCACTTCAACTCTTCCTCTCTCGTTCAGAACCTTCCATTCATTCTCCTTATCTTCTTCTTGCTTTCTCAAA AGATGTTCGTCGTTCTGCATTACGAAGCTAGGAAATGGAGCCGAAAAGTGCCGAGGAAGAGCCGTAAGTGTCAGAGCAGTGTCAGGGGATTCGAGTGGTGATTTGGTGCCAATTGCTCCTCTTCGCTTTGAATCTCCTGTCGGTCAGCTTTTGGCGCAGATTTTGCGGACGCATCCGCATTTACTTCCAGCCGCTATAGATCAGCAGCTTGACAACCttcaaaatgataaagatattCAGAGAGAAGATGCTTCTTTTGAGGATCTTCTCTACAA GAGAATAGCTGAagtcaaagagaaagaaagacgGAAAGCATTGGAGGAAATAATATACTGCTGGATTGTGCAGAAATTTGTTGAAAATGACATTTCAATGATTCCTAGGATAACAGCAACCTCTGATCCTGTTGGACGGGTAGATTTTTGGCCAAACCAAGAACACAAACTAGAATCTGTTCATTCTCCTGAAGCATTTGAGATGATACAAAGCCACTTGTCTCTAGTACTTGGGGAGCGCATGGTCGGTCCCCTTGATACCATTGTTgagattagtaaaattaaacTTGGAAAGTTGTATGCTGCTTCTATAATGTATGGATACTTCCTTAGAAGAGTTGATCAAAGATTTCAACTGGAGAGAACTATGAATACACTGCCTGAGGGTTTCGATGAAGACAGGGCAAGATATGAAGATCCATCTCCAGGGAACCAGCTTTGGGATCCAGATTCCTTGATCAAAATCCAACCTGATGGTGATGGTGATAGTGATATTGGAGGGTTCATGGATGACAGTGACAGCAAATCATATAGGCTGAGATCCTACGTAATGTATTTAGATGCAGAGACACTTCAAAGATATGCAACCATAAGGTCCAAGGaagctattttaattattgaaaagcAAACTCAAGCCCTGTTTGGGAGACCCGATATCAGAATTCTTGAAGATGGTTCTATCGACACATCTAACGATGAAGCGTTAGCACTCACATTTTCTGGATTAACTATGCTAGTTCTGGAGGCAGTAGCATTTGGATCTTTCCTATGGGATGCAGAAACTTATGTTGAATCAAAATACCCGTTCGTTAAAGGCTAA
- the LOC123222924 gene encoding probable xyloglucan endotransglucosylase/hydrolase protein 30, with translation MDWSASSNCSLLLVYLCCFFSLTIITSSAFNLSTISFDEGYSHLFGEGNLVRSPDGRNARLILNRASGAGFISSRLYKHGFFSAMIKLPSYYTAGICVAFYTSNADVFKKTHDELDFEFLGNVAGKPWRIQTNFYGNGSTHRGREERYRLWFDPSKEYHRYSILWTANNIIFYIDEVPIREVVRSPAMGGDFPSKPMSLYGTIWDASSWATSGGRNKVNYKFGPFTAEFKELVLEGCPVDPLEDCHKTESKEYATIPPKKRRAMQWVRRHFMYYSYCYDQLRYPTPLPECVIVPSEQQRFRNTGRLKFGGNHKIRKHKQPHRSEFNMVTTTPEDPDM, from the exons ATGGATTGGTCGGCATCATCAAATTGCTCTCTCCTTCTTGTATATTTATGTTGCTTCTTCAGTTTAACAATCATAACTTCATCGGCTTTCAACCTCTCCACCATCTCTTTCGATGAAGGTTACTCTCATCTCTTCGGCGAAGGCAATCTCGTTCGCTCTCCCGACGGCCGAAACGCCCGTCTCATCCTCAATCGTGCCTCTG GGGCGGGCTTCATTTCATCAAGGCTGTACAAGCATGGATTCTTCAGCGCCATGATCAAGTTGCCCTCGTATTATACGGCCGGAATATGTGTAGCTTTTTAT ACATCAAATGCTGATGTATTCAAGAAGACGCACGATGAGTTAGACTTTGAGTTCTTGGGAAACGTTGCCGGAAAGCCATGGAGAATTCAGACAAATTTTTACGGCAACGGTAGCACTCATCGTGGTAGAGAAGAAAGATACCGGCTCTGGTTTGATCCCAGTAAAGAGTATCATCGGTACAGCATTCTATGGACGGCCAATAACATCAT ATTTTATATCGATGAAGTTCCGATAAGGGAAGTTGTTCGGAGTCCGGCAATGGGCGGTGACTTCCCATCGAAGCCAATGTCGCTATATGGTACAATTTGGGATGCTTCAAGTTGGGCAACTTCTGGTGGAAGAAACAAAGTGAACTACAAATTTGGTCCATTTACGGCAGAATTTAAAGAATTAGTGCTAGAAGGTTGCCCCGTTGACCCTTTGGAAGATTGCCATAAGACAGAGAGTAAAGAGTACGCCACCATACCGCCCAAAAAAAGAAGGGCCATGCAGTGGGTTCGGAGGCATTTTATGTACTATTCTTATTGTTATGACCAACTAAGATACCCTACACCCTTACCTGAATGTGTGATTGTTCCTTCGGAACAACAACGATTTAGAAATACTGGTAGATTGAAATTTGGAGGTAACCATAAAATTCGAAAACATAAACAGCCTCATCGCTCTGAATTCAATATGGTCACAACCACACCCGAGGATCCAgatatgtaa